In Nitrobacteraceae bacterium AZCC 1564, the following proteins share a genomic window:
- a CDS encoding MFS family permease (product_source=COG0477; cath_funfam=1.20.1250.20; cog=COG0477; pfam=PF00083; superfamily=103473; transmembrane_helix_parts=Inside_1_47,TMhelix_48_70,Outside_71_84,TMhelix_85_107,Inside_108_115,TMhelix_116_135,Outside_136_139,TMhelix_140_162,Inside_163_174,TMhelix_175_197,Outside_198_206,TMhelix_207_229,Inside_230_296,TMhelix_297_319,Outside_320_331,TMhelix_332_354,Inside_355_365,TMhelix_366_388,Outside_389_391,TMhelix_392_414,Inside_415_425,TMhelix_426_448,Outside_449_457,TMhelix_458_480,Inside_481_498), whose protein sequence is MSVVTNIQASQQQSRPTDVSAVAKAGVVETDIPARLDSLRWSGFHTRVIAALGITWILDGLEVTLAGALSGALKESPVLQFSNTDVGIATSAYLAGAVLGAIGFGWLTDRIGRKKLFFTTLAVYLTATAATAFSWDLASFAAFRFLTGAGIGGEYTAINSTIQELVPARYRGRTDLIVNGSFWIGAAIGAVSAIVLLDPRVIDPEHGWRLAFFIGATLGLIVFVMRFWIPESPRWLMIHSQPERAIEIVSDIERSVVPDGLPRDEAPLPKIKLKMRMHTPLREVANTLFGAYRSRALVGLALMTAQAFFYNAIFFTYALVLTDFFGIPSEHVGWYILPFAAGNFLGPVILGPLFDTLGRRKMIALTYSVSGLLLAISGYLFSIGVLSAQTQTIAWMIIFFFASPAASAAYLTVSETFPLEVRALAIALFYAIGTGVGGVIGPALFGVLIDTGSRGSVFAGYLLGSALMLAAAVIAWRYGINAERKSLEDVARPLAAQE, encoded by the coding sequence ATGTCGGTTGTGACGAACATCCAGGCGTCCCAACAGCAGTCACGTCCTACAGACGTTTCGGCTGTGGCGAAAGCCGGCGTTGTCGAGACTGATATTCCGGCGAGGTTGGATTCGCTCCGGTGGAGCGGTTTCCATACCCGCGTGATCGCTGCGCTAGGCATCACCTGGATTCTCGATGGCTTGGAAGTGACGCTGGCGGGTGCATTGTCCGGCGCGTTGAAGGAAAGTCCCGTCCTCCAATTCAGCAACACCGACGTCGGCATCGCCACGAGCGCTTATCTCGCGGGCGCCGTGTTGGGCGCGATCGGCTTCGGATGGTTGACCGACCGTATCGGCCGAAAGAAGTTGTTCTTCACGACGCTCGCCGTCTATCTCACGGCAACGGCTGCCACTGCATTTTCATGGGATCTCGCGAGCTTCGCAGCCTTTCGCTTTCTGACAGGCGCGGGCATCGGTGGCGAATATACAGCTATCAATTCGACAATTCAGGAGCTCGTACCGGCACGCTATCGTGGCCGCACGGATTTAATTGTTAACGGCAGCTTCTGGATTGGTGCTGCAATCGGCGCAGTCAGCGCCATCGTGTTGCTTGATCCGAGGGTCATTGATCCTGAGCATGGTTGGCGGTTGGCATTCTTTATTGGTGCCACGTTGGGTCTGATCGTGTTCGTCATGAGGTTCTGGATCCCGGAAAGCCCACGATGGCTGATGATCCATAGCCAGCCGGAACGTGCCATTGAGATCGTTTCGGATATCGAACGTTCTGTTGTACCAGATGGCCTTCCTCGAGATGAAGCTCCGCTACCAAAGATAAAATTGAAGATGCGGATGCACACGCCATTGCGAGAAGTCGCCAATACCTTATTCGGCGCCTACCGAAGCCGGGCGCTGGTTGGCTTGGCGCTGATGACCGCGCAGGCCTTCTTCTACAATGCCATCTTCTTTACTTACGCGCTGGTATTGACGGACTTTTTCGGAATTCCATCCGAACATGTCGGTTGGTATATTTTGCCATTCGCCGCCGGAAACTTCCTCGGTCCCGTTATTCTCGGCCCGTTGTTCGACACGCTGGGACGGCGCAAAATGATCGCGCTGACCTACAGTGTCTCTGGGCTTCTTCTTGCGATCTCCGGCTATCTGTTCTCGATCGGAGTTCTCAGTGCGCAGACTCAAACGATCGCATGGATGATCATTTTCTTCTTTGCCTCTCCAGCGGCGAGCGCGGCGTATCTCACAGTAAGCGAAACGTTTCCGCTCGAGGTCCGCGCGTTGGCAATCGCACTCTTCTACGCTATCGGAACTGGTGTCGGTGGCGTTATCGGGCCCGCCTTGTTTGGCGTGTTGATCGATACTGGTTCGCGCGGCAGTGTGTTTGCCGGCTATTTGCTCGGATCGGCCCTCATGCTTGCCGCAGCAGTCATCGCTTGGCGTTACGGGATAAATGCCGAGCGGAAATCCCTTGAAGATGTGGCGCGGCCGTTGGCTGCGCAGGAGTAA
- a CDS encoding trehalose 6-phosphate phosphatase (product_source=KO:K01087; cath_funfam=3.40.50.1000; cog=COG1877; ko=KO:K01087; pfam=PF02358; superfamily=56784; tigrfam=TIGR00685) produces MSENMTKAAPKLDRDILPAPAGIVPDLDETALLLDIDGTLIELAPTPRDIIVPPKLGPTLLSLHERLDGALALVSGRSLTDIDVIFAPLQFPAVGGHGAEMRLSTDNEAVDTHAPPMDNDLKRRFIAISQLSPGILLEDKGYSIALHYRLAPQFERAIYEAVSAIRADLPEAPIDVLPGKSVVEIKHSGFTKATGVRELMNHPPFAGRRPIFIGDDVTDESVFAIMPSFRGISFSVGRRAHGVSGHFKAPKDVRAWLTHLLDDEALAAE; encoded by the coding sequence ATGAGTGAGAATATGACTAAAGCTGCTCCGAAACTTGACCGGGACATCTTGCCCGCTCCGGCCGGGATCGTGCCGGATCTCGATGAAACGGCATTGTTGCTCGACATTGACGGTACGTTGATCGAGCTCGCGCCCACGCCGCGCGACATTATCGTCCCGCCGAAGCTCGGCCCCACGTTGCTGTCGTTGCACGAGCGTCTCGACGGTGCGCTCGCACTCGTCAGCGGGCGTTCATTGACCGATATCGACGTTATTTTTGCCCCACTGCAGTTCCCTGCAGTCGGCGGCCATGGCGCAGAAATGCGGCTTTCGACCGACAACGAGGCTGTCGATACCCATGCGCCGCCGATGGATAACGATCTCAAGCGTCGTTTCATCGCTATATCGCAGCTTAGTCCCGGCATTCTGCTTGAAGACAAAGGCTATTCAATCGCACTGCACTACCGATTGGCGCCGCAGTTCGAGCGTGCCATCTATGAAGCTGTATCAGCAATCAGAGCCGATCTTCCTGAAGCTCCGATCGATGTTCTTCCCGGCAAATCTGTTGTCGAAATCAAGCATAGCGGATTCACGAAGGCGACAGGGGTTCGCGAATTGATGAATCATCCACCATTCGCTGGCCGAAGGCCGATTTTTATAGGCGATGATGTGACGGATGAATCTGTCTTTGCGATCATGCCTTCGTTTCGCGGCATCTCGTTCTCAGTTGGTCGTCGCGCGCACGGAGTGAGCGGACATTTCAAGGCGCCGAAAGATGTTCGCGCCTGGCTGACGCATCTTCTCGATGACGAAGCACTGGCTGCAGAGTAA
- a CDS encoding class 3 adenylate cyclase (product_source=COG2114; cath_funfam=3.30.70.1230,3.40.50.2300; cog=COG2114; pfam=PF00072,PF00211; smart=SM00044,SM00448; superfamily=52172,55073) — translation MTATILVVDDEPDLETLVLRKFRRQVRDGLISFVFAHDGVEALQAIEQHPHVDLVVMDINMPRMDGLSLLAKLQEREDKKSAIIVSAYGDMSNIRTAMNRGAFDFLTKPIDFADLEATILKTIRHIEVLREARRRQAEAERAHASLSRYFSPELAKRLAAGGDDDMQVRWRDIAVIFTDITGFTSLVETAAPEVLAQLLNEYVGGLTDVVFAHDGTVAKVIGDAIQVLFNAPSDQADYATRAIACAQALDQWAEAFRARWSERGVDFGTTRIGVHAGPALVGNFGGDRFFDFTAYGDTVNTAARLEAANKTLGTRICVSDIVASGAQEFRGRPIGDLLLRGRSEPLRAHEPLSAAEFDAPATAQYTSAFIKLEQDHAAAMPAFAALLGTHADDPLASYHLRRLLNGAKGIRIQVG, via the coding sequence ATGACCGCGACTATTCTCGTGGTTGATGATGAGCCCGACCTGGAGACGCTTGTTCTGCGGAAATTCCGCCGGCAGGTTCGCGACGGGCTCATCAGCTTCGTCTTCGCGCATGACGGCGTTGAAGCGCTGCAAGCGATCGAGCAGCATCCCCATGTCGATCTTGTGGTGATGGACATCAACATGCCGCGCATGGATGGCCTCTCACTGCTGGCGAAACTGCAGGAGCGAGAGGATAAGAAGTCGGCCATCATCGTCTCGGCCTACGGTGATATGAGCAATATACGAACCGCGATGAATCGCGGCGCGTTCGACTTCCTGACCAAACCGATCGATTTCGCCGACCTGGAAGCCACGATCCTGAAGACCATCCGTCACATTGAAGTCTTGCGAGAGGCACGCCGTCGCCAGGCAGAAGCTGAGCGCGCCCACGCGTCGCTGTCGCGTTACTTTTCGCCCGAGCTTGCCAAGCGCCTTGCCGCCGGTGGAGACGATGACATGCAGGTTCGCTGGCGCGACATCGCCGTGATCTTCACCGACATCACCGGCTTTACATCGCTCGTCGAGACAGCCGCCCCAGAAGTGCTGGCCCAACTTCTCAACGAATATGTCGGCGGCCTGACAGATGTTGTCTTCGCGCATGACGGAACGGTGGCCAAGGTGATCGGCGATGCCATTCAGGTGCTGTTCAATGCGCCTAGCGATCAGGCCGACTACGCGACCCGCGCGATTGCCTGCGCACAGGCGCTCGATCAATGGGCAGAGGCGTTTCGCGCGCGCTGGAGCGAGAGGGGCGTTGATTTTGGCACCACACGGATCGGCGTTCACGCCGGTCCTGCGCTGGTTGGCAATTTCGGCGGTGATCGCTTCTTCGATTTCACCGCCTACGGCGACACCGTCAACACGGCCGCGAGGTTAGAGGCCGCCAACAAGACGCTGGGCACGCGCATCTGCGTGAGCGACATTGTCGCGAGCGGAGCGCAGGAATTCAGGGGACGGCCGATCGGCGATCTTCTGCTGCGCGGACGCAGCGAGCCGTTGCGCGCCCACGAGCCCTTGTCAGCGGCGGAATTCGATGCGCCGGCCACGGCGCAGTATACGAGCGCCTTCATCAAGCTCGAGCAGGATCACGCCGCCGCCATGCCGGCGTTCGCCGCTCTGCTTGGCACGCATGCCGATGATCCGCTCGCTAGCTATCATTTGCGGCGGCTGCTCAACGGCGCCAAGGGCATCCGCATCCAAGTGGGATGA
- a CDS encoding trehalose 6-phosphate synthase (product_source=KO:K00697; cath_funfam=3.40.50.2000; cog=COG0380; ko=KO:K00697; pfam=PF00982; superfamily=53756; tigrfam=TIGR02400), which translates to MDLVVVSNRVARAKANEPMTGGLAAALLPVVEKSGAIWVGSSGHVRDGAHKDSFAEIESLGAGALALLDLPAAHYGGYYEGFANSALWPALHSRSDLIRVSHDDYQSYREVNAFMARALMRFRKPNAAFWIQDYHFLALGAEMRDLGVRSPIGFFLHTPWPSRTVMECVPHHRELIEAMLAYDLIGFQTDNDRDNFVTCLRSDLGLHVENGIATSRFGASRLATFPIGIDVDGFAAQAQRASSHPEVSRLRRSMRGERLAIGVDRVDYSKGLVNRISAFDRLFELQPALKRTVSLLQIATPSRGGIEAYSALQDELAKQVTDVNGRHGEVDWTPIRYLNKGFSQTVLAGFYRAAQVGVVTPLHDGMNLVAKEYVAAQNPVDPGVLVLSKFAGAANELDTALLVNPSDIDGMARAIAMALSMPATERRSRWEAMMAKLRAGTIHQWFAGFIAALEATHLSPDEPLTPETAVVRPLRSANRAFLR; encoded by the coding sequence GTGGATCTTGTTGTCGTTTCGAATCGTGTAGCGCGGGCCAAAGCAAATGAGCCCATGACGGGCGGTTTGGCAGCAGCGCTGTTGCCGGTAGTCGAAAAATCCGGAGCGATTTGGGTCGGCTCAAGTGGCCACGTTCGTGATGGTGCTCATAAGGATTCCTTCGCCGAAATTGAATCGCTCGGTGCAGGAGCGTTAGCGCTGCTTGATCTGCCAGCCGCCCATTACGGCGGCTATTACGAGGGTTTCGCTAACTCTGCATTATGGCCTGCACTGCATTCGCGCTCCGATCTCATTCGTGTTTCGCACGACGATTACCAATCGTATCGCGAAGTTAATGCGTTCATGGCCCGCGCGCTGATGCGCTTCCGCAAGCCGAACGCTGCCTTTTGGATCCAGGATTATCATTTCCTTGCGCTCGGCGCCGAGATGAGAGATCTCGGCGTCCGTAGTCCGATTGGATTTTTTCTTCATACGCCATGGCCATCACGCACGGTGATGGAATGTGTGCCGCATCATCGCGAGCTCATCGAGGCGATGCTGGCTTACGATTTGATCGGCTTCCAGACAGATAACGACCGCGATAATTTTGTGACTTGCCTGCGGTCCGATCTTGGTTTGCACGTCGAAAATGGAATCGCGACCTCGCGATTCGGGGCTTCACGTCTCGCAACGTTCCCAATTGGAATCGATGTTGATGGATTTGCCGCCCAGGCCCAGCGAGCATCATCGCATCCCGAGGTGTCGCGGCTGCGGCGAAGCATGCGTGGCGAGCGCCTTGCGATTGGCGTCGATCGCGTCGACTATTCCAAAGGGCTGGTCAATCGTATTAGCGCCTTTGATCGCTTGTTTGAATTGCAACCGGCATTGAAGCGCACGGTTTCACTCTTGCAGATTGCTACGCCCTCGCGCGGTGGTATTGAGGCTTATAGCGCTTTGCAGGATGAGCTCGCGAAGCAAGTGACCGATGTTAATGGGCGCCATGGCGAGGTGGACTGGACGCCGATCCGCTATCTCAACAAGGGGTTCAGTCAGACCGTACTTGCAGGCTTCTATCGCGCAGCGCAGGTTGGCGTCGTAACGCCATTGCACGACGGCATGAATCTCGTCGCGAAAGAATATGTCGCTGCGCAGAATCCCGTCGATCCGGGTGTTCTGGTCTTGTCGAAATTCGCAGGCGCGGCGAACGAACTCGACACGGCCTTACTGGTCAATCCCAGTGACATTGATGGAATGGCCCGAGCCATCGCGATGGCGCTGTCGATGCCCGCTACCGAACGCCGGTCGCGGTGGGAAGCGATGATGGCCAAGCTGCGGGCCGGGACGATCCACCAGTGGTTTGCCGGATTTATCGCCGCCCTGGAGGCGACCCACCTGTCGCCGGATGAACCTTTGACCCCCGAGACTGCAGTTGTCCGGCCGCTGCGGTCGGCGAATAGGGCATTCCTGCGCTAA